Within the Methanobrevibacter wolinii SH genome, the region ATCATTTCGCTCATGTGAAAATCCTTTAACTGTCATTGCCATATCATCAAAACTACGGCCATGGTAGATTAAAACTTTTATTCCATCAAGTGATACATATCCTGGATTACTAATAAATTCAACATTATGTAATTCATATAATGCTTTAGCATATTTTTCAGGTACTGCAGGTTGTGGTTCTGCTACTCTAGATGCATCGTGGTTTCCTGGAGTAATAATTATTTTAATATCGCTTCTTATTTGACCAAGATAACTTGCTGCTTTATTATATTGCTGGGTAATATCTTTAATTTCAAGTTCTTTTTCTTGATTTGGATAAACACCAATTCCATCTACAATATCTCCACCAATTATAAGATATTTAACATCTTTAGCAATTTTTATTTGTTCTTCATTACCATATTCACAGTTTAACCACATAATAAATTTCTCAAATGCATCTGGTAAGAAAGTTTTACTTCCTATATGAACATCAGATAAGAAAACAATACCAAAGTCCATTTCTTTTCTAGCTATTCTTGGAACACCTGGATGTATTATCTGGTTAGCAATTGCAAGAGATCCATTTTTTGTAGCAATAATACCTACAACTTCATCTCTTACAATTTTTTGTGCTTCTTGGAAAAGTTCAGTATTATCTTTACTAAATAAAATAGAAATTTGACCTGTTTCATCTTCAAATTCAATTAAAATATGACCATTTTTAGTTATTCTAATATCATTAACCATTACAATTAATGCAAGTTCTGTCTGGTCATCACGTATATCTTCGATTTTATCATGGACTTTAAGTTCAGGTCTATGTGATAATATCTTTTCTTCTTTTTCAAATCTACTTTGGAAGTAACTTATAAGGTTACTTATTTCACCACTAGTATATGATTTATTACTTGTATCTTGAAGAATTTTAAAATCATAATTTACATGACTTTCTTCCATATTTCTTCTACAAATATTATGATTCTTGTTTTCTATTTTAATATCTGCTACTTTTTCTGTTTCTACATCAGTTCCAGGATTTGCTCTTATTTCAGATGCATCAAATTCTTTTTTTATTTCATTATTATATTCTAATTTATTTATTCTGGATTTATTTTTTACTTGATTTATAGGCTCTTCCAGATTATTTTTCTCATTATTAGTTTCTTTGTCTGTACTAGTTTTTTCTTTGTTTATTCTGTTTAAATCATCTGTTTTTTCTAAAGTTTCTTTGTTTATTGTTTCTGTGTTTAAATTATTTGAAATATCCTCTGACTTTATGCTTAAATTATCTTTTCTATTGTTTTCTCCATTTATAAATTCATTAAGAATATCTTCACTTACAGATACTAAATCATCTTTTGTAAATTCTTTACTTTTTAGTTTAATAATAAATGATGATGTAAGATTTTTAGGATCTTCTGAATTTATAATCATTTTATATGCATTTGGAGATAAATTTATTCCTTTTTTTGCAAATTTAAGTAAAATATCTGATGTCATAAATAATCCTTTTTATTTTTTTATCTAATCTTTAAAATATAATTTATTTAATAATTTAACTTAATTATATTAATTATATTTTAAATTTAAGATATTAATATTAAAATTTTAAATATTTTAAATTAGAATCTATATTAAAATTAAGTATTTTAAATTTATATTTTAACTGTTTTTTAAAATTTTCTTTTATTATATATTATTAAGATAATTCTTTTATATTTAGTTATATTTTTATATTACTTTAATTAAAGATTTAAAATGATAAATTATTAAATTTTATATTTATTGAAATTTTATTTTTAAAGTAAGTGATAAAATGCATAAGGTGTTAAAAGCAATATTAATCATTGTTTTATTTATAGGATTTTTTGAAGCTGGTTTATTAAGTTCTTATACTATTGTAACTTCTCAAGTTCCTGATGTTAAAGGACTAATAGATTTGCAAATTGATACTATAAATGGTATTTTTTCATCTGATAATTTAAACAATGTAGTTATTCAAGATCCTACACCACTTAATGTTTCAAATAAGGAAGATTTAGCTACAAAACTGCAGAATGAAACAGGAGTAGATGGAATTGATTATGATAATCTAAGTATTGGAACATATGATTCTAAAGATAATGATCAAATTAAGTTAAATATCACTGCTTATGGATATTCATCATCTTCATCTAGTTCAAGTTCATCTATTGTAATTAGTGCAAAACCAGATTATAAAATATTAGCTACTGCTACAGCGAATATGACAAGTGAAGGAGAATTTAAAGTTAATATTGACTCAGTTAAGATTAATTCTATCTTAAAAATATATAATTCTGCTTCAGAAAACACATCAACTAATACAACAAATGATACTGATACAAATACAAGTCAATAAGTGATAATATGATAAATGTAATTGGTTTAGGCCAAAATAGGGAAAATATGACATTAGGAGCTTTAGCTGCTATACAAGATTCTGATGTTATTGTAGGATATAGTAAATATATTGATTCTATTTCAGATCTTATTGAAGGTAAAGAAGTAATTAAAAAAGGTATGGGGGATGAAATTAAAAGGGTTGAAATGGCTATATCTAAAAGTCTTGATGGATATGATGTAGCTATTGTAAGTTCTGGAGATCCTGGTGTATTTGGTATGGCAAATGTTCTTTTCCAGCTTATAAGTAAATATAATACTAATATTGAAGTTGATATTTATCCAGGAGTTTCAGCTTTAAATTATTCTGCATCTCTTCTTGGTGCACCTTTACATGATTTTGCTGCAATTAGTTTAAGTGATTTACTTACTCCTTTATCTGAGATTAAAACTAAATTAGAATATTCTCTTAAGGCAAATCTAATTATAGCTATTTATAATCCTATTAGTAAATCTAGAAAAGAACCATTTAAATTATTTAAAGACTTAGTTTTAGATATTAGAGGTCCTGAAACATTAATTGGTATTGTAAATAGTGAAACTTACCCATCAAAAGTATCTGTTGTGAAAGCTAAAGATCTTGATGAAGAAAAAATTAATATGTCAACTACATTAATTGTTGGAAATAAAATGACATATCTTGATGAAGGTTATATGATAACTCCTAGAGGATATGTAATTAAATCAAAATTAAATCCATTAGCTGTAGACTTTTATGAAAGATATTTTGAAGGTAAAACTCCAAAAGGACCTAATACTGAATGTGGATACTATCCATGTCATGAAGAAGGTCAACATTGTGACTTCTGTTATTGTCCATTTTATCCATGTGGTGATAAATCTACTGGTGGTAGGTGGATTAAAGGTAAGAATGTTTGGAGTTGCGAAGATTGTATGTGGGTTCATAAAAAAGAGAATATTGAATGTATCAAGTCTAAATTTGATGACATTGTAAAAGAACCTAATGATTTAATTAAAAACAAGAAAGAATTATTAAAGTTACGTAGAGAATGTATTTTAAAAAATAATTCTAAAGATTAATTACTTCTTTTTTTATATTTTTTAGATATACTTTTTTTATTTTTTATTTTTTTTAATATTTTCTTAATTAACTATTCTAAATTTATTTAAACTTTAATTTTAAATTCATAAATTAAAAATGACTTTTTTTTTAAAATTATTTCAATAAAAATATTAAATTAATATTTTAATTGTTTATACCTATTTTTAAGTTTTTTTTACATGTTTATATTTTTTAATTGTTTTGTACTTATTTTAAGTTTTTTATTGATGTTTGTATTGATTATTTGTATTTATTTTAGTTTTTTATATAATACTTAAATATTCTAATTTTTAACATTTATTTATATTATAAATTATATATAATAATTTAAGTTTAAATTTTTATTTCTAAAATGTTGAAGGGATTTAATGCCAAGTATTAAAGATATTTTAATTGAAATGAAAAACATGTCAGAATTAATGGTAGATTTATCATATTCTGCTGTTCTTTTTAATAGTAAAGATGCGGCACATGAAGTGCTGAAATTAGAAAATCGTATTAATAGTTTAAATTATGAGATTAAAATTCAATCTCTACTTGCTGCACGTTCTAAAGAAGATGCAGAAAGGTTAACAGCATTACTTGAGATTGCAGAAGCAGCAGAATCTATTGCTAATGCTGCAAAAGATTTAGCTGACTTAATTCTTAAAGGTTTTAAACCACATCCAGTATTTAAACGTGTTATGGAAGAATCTGATGAAATGATTATTAGTGTTGAAGTATATCCTGCATC harbors:
- a CDS encoding DNA-directed DNA polymerase II small subunit, which encodes MTSDILLKFAKKGINLSPNAYKMIINSEDPKNLTSSFIIKLKSKEFTKDDLVSVSEDILNEFINGENNRKDNLSIKSEDISNNLNTETINKETLEKTDDLNRINKEKTSTDKETNNEKNNLEEPINQVKNKSRINKLEYNNEIKKEFDASEIRANPGTDVETEKVADIKIENKNHNICRRNMEESHVNYDFKILQDTSNKSYTSGEISNLISYFQSRFEKEEKILSHRPELKVHDKIEDIRDDQTELALIVMVNDIRITKNGHILIEFEDETGQISILFSKDNTELFQEAQKIVRDEVVGIIATKNGSLAIANQIIHPGVPRIARKEMDFGIVFLSDVHIGSKTFLPDAFEKFIMWLNCEYGNEEQIKIAKDVKYLIIGGDIVDGIGVYPNQEKELEIKDITQQYNKAASYLGQIRSDIKIIITPGNHDASRVAEPQPAVPEKYAKALYELHNVEFISNPGYVSLDGIKVLIYHGRSFDDMAMTVKGFSHERNDILMEELLKKRHLAPIYGERTPLASELEDYLVIDDVPDVFHTGHVHINTHRMFNGIHLINSGTFQTQTEFQKIKNIVPTPAEVPVLDKGVYKQLKFI
- a CDS encoding potassium channel family protein; translation: MPSIKDILIEMKNMSELMVDLSYSAVLFNSKDAAHEVLKLENRINSLNYEIKIQSLLAARSKEDAERLTALLEIAEAAESIANAAKDLADLILKGFKPHPVFKRVMEESDEMIISVEVYPASELCNKTLGELLLNNRTGMRVIAIRRHDSWIYGPDKHTVILEDDVLLAKGSETGSDILVQIAHGEMSFDDVSDALDEEESDDD
- the cobJ gene encoding precorrin-3B C(17)-methyltransferase produces the protein MINVIGLGQNRENMTLGALAAIQDSDVIVGYSKYIDSISDLIEGKEVIKKGMGDEIKRVEMAISKSLDGYDVAIVSSGDPGVFGMANVLFQLISKYNTNIEVDIYPGVSALNYSASLLGAPLHDFAAISLSDLLTPLSEIKTKLEYSLKANLIIAIYNPISKSRKEPFKLFKDLVLDIRGPETLIGIVNSETYPSKVSVVKAKDLDEEKINMSTTLIVGNKMTYLDEGYMITPRGYVIKSKLNPLAVDFYERYFEGKTPKGPNTECGYYPCHEEGQHCDFCYCPFYPCGDKSTGGRWIKGKNVWSCEDCMWVHKKENIECIKSKFDDIVKEPNDLIKNKKELLKLRRECILKNNSKD